One part of the Ancylomarina subtilis genome encodes these proteins:
- a CDS encoding PspC domain-containing protein gives MKKKLKRSSNKMVAGVCAGIAEYFGLDITIVRVVYVLLSIFSVGFPGLIVYLVLMFVMPDYYEVM, from the coding sequence ATGAAAAAAAAGTTAAAACGATCATCCAATAAAATGGTTGCCGGCGTATGTGCGGGAATCGCTGAATATTTTGGTTTAGATATTACGATTGTACGTGTAGTTTATGTTTTGCTTTCTATTTTTAGTGTAGGTTTCCCAGGCCTGATTGTTTATTTGGTATTGATGTTCGTAATGCCCGATTATTACGAAGTGATGTAA
- the nadD gene encoding nicotinate (nicotinamide) nucleotide adenylyltransferase has protein sequence MKIGLFFGSFNPIHIGHLAIANFMAEYTDLEEIWFIVSPHNPLKNKASLLNDYHRLELVKLSIEAYPQFKASNIEFGLPQPSFTIDTLSYLKEKHSNHQFSLIVGSDNLNSFTKWKNYELLLQNHELYVYPRPGFKDEDVNLPGIIHIVPAPLMEVSSSFIRQAIKEKKEIPFFLPAPAYQYIKEMHFYEK, from the coding sequence ATGAAAATTGGACTCTTTTTTGGATCATTTAACCCTATTCATATTGGACATTTAGCCATTGCAAATTTCATGGCTGAGTATACCGATCTGGAAGAAATTTGGTTTATCGTAAGTCCTCATAATCCATTAAAGAATAAAGCCAGTCTTTTGAACGATTATCACAGATTGGAGCTAGTTAAACTATCCATTGAAGCCTACCCACAGTTTAAAGCTTCGAATATCGAATTTGGTTTACCTCAGCCCTCATTCACCATTGATACACTTAGCTATTTAAAAGAAAAGCACAGCAATCATCAATTCTCCTTAATTGTTGGCTCTGATAACCTGAATAGCTTTACCAAGTGGAAAAACTACGAGCTTTTACTACAGAACCATGAACTTTACGTCTACCCTCGCCCGGGATTTAAAGATGAGGATGTTAATCTACCAGGAATCATTCATATTGTTCCAGCTCCATTAATGGAAGTTTCGTCAAGTTTCATTCGTCAGGCAATCAAAGAGAAAAAAGAAATCCCTTTCTTCTTGCCAGCCCCTGCATACCAATATATCAAGGAGATGCATTTTTACGAAAAATAA
- the gmk gene encoding guanylate kinase encodes MSGKLLIFSAPSGAGKTTIVKHLLTQNFNLEFSISATNRPMRPNEVDGKDYHFLSTEDFQAKIANDEFLEWEEVYKGCFYGTLKSEVDRITANGNNVIFDVDVVGGLNIKKYYEDRALAVFIQPPSVEELENRLRGRSTDSEEVIRNRVDKFIYELSFANRFDTIIINDKLEDAFIEAEETLKKFLR; translated from the coding sequence ATGTCTGGCAAACTCCTTATATTTTCTGCTCCAAGTGGGGCTGGAAAAACGACTATCGTTAAGCACCTACTGACACAAAACTTCAATCTTGAATTTTCAATTTCGGCTACAAACCGCCCTATGAGACCCAATGAGGTTGATGGTAAAGATTATCATTTTCTAAGTACTGAAGATTTTCAGGCTAAAATAGCGAATGATGAATTTCTGGAGTGGGAAGAAGTTTACAAAGGCTGTTTCTATGGCACCCTGAAAAGTGAAGTTGATCGCATTACAGCAAATGGCAACAATGTGATTTTTGATGTAGATGTTGTGGGTGGACTTAATATTAAAAAATATTACGAAGACAGAGCTTTGGCAGTTTTCATTCAACCGCCATCGGTAGAGGAATTGGAAAACCGATTGAGAGGTCGTTCTACTGATAGCGAAGAAGTCATTCGAAATCGGGTTGATAAATTCATATATGAACTCAGCTTTGCGAATCGTTTCGACACCATTATCATTAATGATAAGCTTGAAGATGCCTTTATAGAGGCTGAGGAAACTCTAAAGAAGTTTTTAAGATAG